A window from Methyloterricola oryzae encodes these proteins:
- a CDS encoding ribonucleotide-diphosphate reductase subunit beta produces MLNWDDPLAGLTANRTAEPKAPPKAVVAEPVSLPDAVTAAPLRTDTAISLEPAFPEEAHAGATGLENIEMGARRIQVDDKKIINCRADLNQLVPFKYQWAWQKYLDACANHWMPQEINMNADIALWKSADGLTEDERTIIKRNLGFFSTADSLVANNLVLAVYRHITNPECRQYLLRQSFEEALHTHAYQYVVESLGLDEGEVFNMYRELPAVARKAEWALPFTQYLSDPHFHTGTPENDQRLLRELIAFYVIFEGIFFYVGFTQILSMGRRNKMTGTAEQFQYIMRDESMHMNFGIDVINQIKLENPHLWSESFKAEMIQMIREAVDIETQYAYDTMPRGILGLNAPMFKEYLEFIANRRCAQIGLPEQYPGANNPFPWMSEVLDLKKEKNFFETRVTEYQTGGALSWD; encoded by the coding sequence ATGCTGAACTGGGACGACCCGCTCGCAGGCCTCACCGCCAACCGTACCGCCGAACCCAAGGCGCCGCCGAAAGCCGTCGTGGCCGAGCCGGTGTCTCTGCCGGACGCGGTCACCGCCGCTCCCCTGCGTACGGACACGGCTATCTCATTGGAACCGGCCTTTCCGGAAGAAGCGCATGCCGGCGCGACGGGGCTGGAAAACATCGAGATGGGCGCGCGCCGCATTCAGGTGGACGACAAGAAGATCATCAACTGCCGGGCGGACCTGAACCAGTTGGTGCCCTTCAAGTACCAGTGGGCCTGGCAGAAATACCTGGATGCCTGCGCCAACCACTGGATGCCGCAGGAAATCAACATGAACGCCGACATCGCTCTGTGGAAAAGCGCCGACGGCCTGACGGAGGACGAGCGCACCATCATCAAGCGCAACCTGGGCTTCTTCTCCACCGCCGATTCCCTGGTGGCCAACAACCTGGTGCTGGCCGTCTACCGTCACATCACCAACCCGGAATGCCGGCAATACCTGCTGCGCCAGTCCTTCGAGGAAGCCCTGCACACCCACGCCTACCAGTACGTGGTGGAATCCCTGGGGCTGGACGAGGGTGAAGTTTTCAACATGTACCGGGAACTGCCGGCTGTGGCGCGCAAGGCGGAATGGGCCCTGCCCTTCACCCAGTACCTGTCGGACCCCCACTTCCACACCGGCACGCCGGAAAACGACCAGCGCCTGCTGCGGGAACTGATCGCCTTCTACGTGATCTTCGAAGGCATCTTCTTTTACGTGGGTTTCACCCAGATCCTCTCCATGGGCCGGCGCAACAAGATGACCGGCACCGCAGAGCAGTTCCAGTACATCATGCGCGACGAGTCCATGCACATGAACTTCGGCATCGACGTGATCAACCAGATCAAGCTGGAAAACCCGCACCTGTGGTCGGAGAGCTTCAAGGCCGAGATGATCCAGATGATCCGCGAGGCCGTGGACATCGAAACCCAGTACGCCTATGACACCATGCCCCGCGGCATCCTGGGACTGAATGCGCCCATGTTCAAGGAATACCTGGAGTTCATCGCCAACCGCCGCTGCGCCCAGATCGGCCTGCCGGAGCAATACCCGGGCGCCAACAATCCCTTCCCCTGGATGAGCGAGGTGCTGGACCTGAAGAAGGAGAAGAACTTCTTCGAAACCCGCGTGACGGAATACCAGACCGGCGGGGCCTTGAGCTGGGATTGA
- a CDS encoding DUF2914 domain-containing protein, translating to MTDKVVIRLINPKSQEQAVDRDFPPAPQVVYYWHRIAAAVAIVALLLSGLYAGGRALLGSGDSEEPVQTAGVPAKLAAPVAESPQAVTQPAAAPIRAEAVAASESAAIKPAPSAQPAIEEKPLTQGKTGAPSRVSIQSRNVRRAQLTSNVIKDEPVDQLPKSIPMNEQGLVKVYLYTELGGLKGRVLFHDWYWKDKLIARVRVPVKEDKQVSATSKFIDRIMTGPWKVKVVDSQKKLYAQAAFEVQ from the coding sequence ATGACCGATAAAGTCGTCATCCGCCTCATCAACCCGAAATCCCAGGAACAGGCTGTGGACCGGGATTTCCCGCCCGCGCCGCAAGTGGTCTACTACTGGCACCGCATCGCTGCCGCCGTGGCGATCGTCGCTCTGTTGCTGTCTGGACTCTACGCAGGCGGCCGCGCCCTCCTCGGCTCCGGGGATAGTGAAGAGCCGGTGCAGACCGCTGGCGTTCCAGCCAAGCTTGCAGCGCCTGTGGCAGAAAGCCCGCAGGCCGTCACCCAGCCTGCTGCAGCGCCAATTAGGGCAGAAGCAGTCGCTGCCAGCGAATCGGCGGCGATCAAGCCGGCCCCCAGCGCGCAGCCCGCCATTGAGGAGAAGCCGCTCACCCAGGGCAAGACGGGCGCGCCCAGCCGGGTGTCGATCCAGTCGCGCAATGTGCGCCGCGCGCAACTCACCAGCAATGTTATCAAGGACGAACCGGTGGACCAGTTGCCCAAGAGCATCCCCATGAATGAGCAGGGCCTGGTGAAGGTCTATCTCTACACGGAACTGGGCGGTCTGAAGGGGCGCGTCCTGTTCCACGACTGGTACTGGAAGGACAAGCTGATCGCCCGCGTGCGGGTGCCTGTGAAGGAAGACAAGCAGGTCTCCGCCACCAGCAAGTTCATCGACCGCATCATGACCGGACCCTGGAAGGTCAAGGTGGTCGATTCACAGAAGAAGCTTTACGCGCAAGCCGCCTTCGAGGTGCAGTAG
- a CDS encoding GGDEF domain-containing protein codes for MQDFETRRTATSLSAADFSAERVLEAIAEPILVLELDGTIRYLNQAAKCQFARRQLPEPEKLAADLLVRVRHNLTNVGALPDVPIQGVTCHANAEGENLALTFAAYPMPARGVEPTRLAIRLHRRDESSALLRKLLHYATHDELTGLVNRREILIRLRRLLRAGRCRAQHMLFFMDLDHFKRINDTCGHRAGDETLRRVAALLSAQVRNRDTLGRLGGDEFVLIMEHCPEHKALETAHAMVDAVRRERICCGPGLFKCGLSVGVLALDGSEGDAQTLLDQAEAACYEAKRSAGAWPAVLRRPGSRR; via the coding sequence ATGCAAGACTTCGAAACACGGCGGACGGCAACATCTCTCTCGGCGGCAGATTTCTCTGCGGAACGGGTCCTGGAAGCCATCGCCGAACCCATCCTCGTGCTCGAACTGGACGGCACCATCCGCTATTTGAACCAGGCCGCCAAATGCCAGTTCGCGCGACGCCAATTGCCCGAGCCTGAAAAACTGGCCGCCGACCTGCTGGTCCGGGTTCGCCATAACCTGACTAATGTCGGGGCGCTGCCGGACGTTCCAATTCAGGGAGTCACGTGTCATGCCAACGCGGAAGGAGAAAATCTGGCACTGACCTTCGCGGCCTATCCCATGCCCGCAAGGGGAGTCGAGCCAACCCGGCTGGCCATTCGCCTGCACCGTCGGGATGAGAGTTCCGCGCTGCTACGTAAGCTGTTGCACTATGCAACCCATGATGAGCTGACGGGTCTGGTAAACCGGAGGGAGATCCTCATCCGGCTGCGGCGCTTGCTTCGCGCGGGACGCTGCAGGGCGCAACACATGCTCTTCTTCATGGACCTGGACCATTTCAAGCGGATCAACGACACCTGCGGACACCGAGCTGGCGACGAAACTCTGCGTCGCGTCGCGGCGTTACTCAGTGCTCAGGTCAGGAATCGCGACACTTTGGGCCGGCTGGGTGGCGACGAATTCGTGTTGATCATGGAGCACTGCCCGGAACACAAGGCGCTGGAGACGGCTCATGCCATGGTGGATGCCGTGCGGCGGGAGCGCATTTGCTGCGGGCCTGGACTGTTCAAATGCGGGCTCAGCGTCGGTGTCCTGGCCCTGGACGGCTCCGAAGGGGATGCGCAGACCCTGCTCGACCAGGCAGAGGCGGCCTGCTACGAAGCCAAACGCAGTGCCGGCGCGTGGCCTGCCGTCCTGCGGCGCCCTGGTTCTCGGCGGTAA
- a CDS encoding sensor histidine kinase — protein sequence MTLSQSAPPVVPGSSGGSGGAACVDQASCDIPQPECGRGPCALGDADFLPSAATFRLCLVLDALPANVAVLDRSGRIVSVNEGWRRFARDNGGNQFIAEGVNLDYLKVCRQAQQDGDTTAGLAAEGIEAVLSGRQRQFSLEYPCDSPQQYRWFSMKVTAFGEMACDGAVVLHFDITAQRQLELQTARQRDMLARESRLHGISELASGITHEMTQPLTAMSYYCDALQTALTPFNHELAADLVVRVRNQLNRAMEVVTHLRSFMRRLHPDVADINVHGLVQQVSGLVDSFALDHKCRLSIALPRDLPQVSGDAVQLQQVLVTLLHNAIEASASVQGQAPTVEITAASLMNWVRISVLDNGPGMRGTPAENIFKHMQADNSGRLGLGLSISQSIIKAHGGELWLDAGNTQGSCVHFTLPVAGDSHEA from the coding sequence ATGACACTATCGCAGTCGGCGCCGCCAGTGGTGCCAGGCAGTTCCGGTGGCTCAGGCGGAGCGGCTTGCGTCGACCAGGCAAGTTGCGATATTCCGCAACCCGAGTGCGGGCGGGGTCCCTGCGCCTTGGGCGACGCCGACTTCCTACCGAGCGCAGCGACCTTCAGGCTCTGCCTGGTGCTGGATGCCCTGCCCGCCAATGTCGCGGTGCTGGACCGATCCGGCCGGATCGTCTCAGTCAATGAGGGCTGGCGCCGCTTTGCCCGCGACAACGGCGGCAATCAGTTCATCGCCGAGGGTGTCAACCTGGATTACCTCAAGGTTTGCCGGCAGGCACAGCAGGACGGCGACACCACAGCCGGTCTTGCGGCGGAGGGCATCGAGGCGGTGCTTTCCGGTCGGCAACGTCAGTTCAGTCTGGAGTATCCCTGCGATTCGCCGCAGCAATACCGCTGGTTTTCCATGAAGGTCACCGCGTTTGGCGAGATGGCCTGTGACGGCGCAGTGGTGCTGCATTTCGATATTACCGCGCAGCGCCAACTGGAACTGCAGACGGCCAGGCAGCGCGACATGCTGGCGCGGGAATCACGCCTGCACGGAATCAGCGAACTGGCCTCAGGTATAACCCATGAAATGACCCAACCCTTGACCGCCATGAGCTATTACTGCGACGCGTTGCAGACGGCGCTAACCCCATTCAACCACGAGCTGGCCGCCGACCTGGTGGTCCGGGTACGCAATCAGTTGAACCGGGCCATGGAAGTCGTGACCCATCTGCGCAGTTTCATGCGGCGCTTGCACCCGGATGTAGCGGATATCAATGTCCATGGACTGGTGCAGCAGGTTTCGGGGCTGGTGGACAGCTTCGCGCTGGACCACAAGTGCCGCCTGAGTATCGCATTGCCGCGCGATCTGCCGCAGGTTTCAGGCGACGCCGTGCAGCTGCAGCAAGTCCTCGTTACTTTGCTGCATAATGCCATTGAGGCCAGCGCTTCGGTTCAGGGTCAGGCACCCACGGTGGAAATCACCGCGGCATCCCTGATGAACTGGGTCCGCATCAGCGTCCTGGACAACGGACCGGGGATGCGGGGCACGCCCGCGGAAAACATCTTCAAGCACATGCAGGCGGATAACAGCGGACGTCTGGGCCTGGGGCTGAGCATCAGCCAATCCATCATCAAGGCCCATGGCGGCGAGTTGTGGCTGGACGCGGGCAATACGCAGGGCAGCTGCGTCCATTTTACGCTGCCAGTGGCGGGAGATTCCCATGAAGCATGA
- a CDS encoding response regulator transcription factor: MKHDPTVFVIDDDDAVRDALKLSLSSAGYRVVCYANGENFLNGYNQEIPGCLLLDLCMPGMDGLAVQQELLQRHINLPIIFMTAYGSIRDSVSAVKAGALDFLEKPVSAAVLIERIRQALELDAQQRALQNGKADIRARYARLSPREREIMAFIAEGKSSKQVAQLLGISPRTVDAHRARLMVKMRASSLAELGSLCAQCGSTPPLSSSASSSPFGDALS, from the coding sequence ATGAAGCATGACCCAACCGTTTTTGTCATCGATGACGACGACGCCGTGCGCGACGCCCTGAAACTGTCGCTATCCAGCGCCGGTTATCGCGTGGTTTGCTACGCCAACGGCGAGAACTTTCTCAATGGTTACAATCAGGAAATTCCAGGCTGCCTGTTGCTGGATTTGTGCATGCCGGGGATGGACGGCTTGGCGGTGCAGCAAGAACTGCTCCAGCGCCACATCAATCTGCCCATCATCTTCATGACCGCCTACGGCTCGATTCGCGATTCCGTGTCAGCCGTGAAGGCGGGGGCGCTAGACTTTTTGGAAAAGCCCGTTTCCGCGGCGGTACTGATCGAGCGAATCAGACAGGCGCTGGAACTGGATGCCCAACAACGCGCATTGCAGAATGGCAAGGCGGATATCCGCGCGCGCTACGCGCGGTTGTCGCCGCGCGAACGCGAGATCATGGCCTTCATCGCCGAAGGCAAGTCCAGCAAGCAGGTCGCCCAGTTGCTGGGCATCAGCCCGCGCACCGTGGATGCGCACCGGGCGCGCCTGATGGTCAAGATGCGGGCTTCGTCCCTGGCCGAACTGGGTTCCTTATGCGCCCAGTGCGGGAGCACGCCCCCCCTGTCTTCATCCGCAAGCTCTTCGCCTTTCGGAGACGCTCTAAGCTGA
- a CDS encoding MOSC domain-containing protein — translation MSILENNGRCQGRLVWIGLRPARRAPLLTAAEARVDPSSGLEGDHFAGRYNRQRQITLIQAEHLSVISALLEQPVEAAQLRRNLLIAGINLLALKGQLVSIGDVLLRISGHCHPCSRMEASLGPGGYDAMRGHGGVTAEVLRGGILRVGDRVTRAQQDLFAEVEGDSVGAEDRE, via the coding sequence GTGAGCATTCTGGAAAACAATGGCAGGTGCCAGGGCCGCCTGGTGTGGATCGGCCTGCGCCCGGCGCGCCGGGCGCCGCTGCTCACCGCCGCGGAAGCGCGCGTTGACCCCTCAAGTGGGCTGGAGGGCGATCATTTTGCCGGACGCTACAATCGCCAACGTCAGATCACCCTGATTCAGGCGGAGCACCTGAGCGTGATTTCCGCCCTGCTCGAACAACCCGTGGAAGCCGCGCAGCTGCGCCGTAACCTGCTGATTGCCGGAATCAACCTGCTGGCCTTAAAGGGGCAATTGGTGAGCATCGGCGATGTCCTGCTGCGTATCAGCGGCCATTGCCACCCCTGCAGTCGTATGGAAGCTAGCCTGGGCCCGGGCGGTTACGACGCTATGCGTGGGCATGGGGGTGTTACGGCGGAAGTGCTACGGGGCGGCATTCTACGCGTGGGCGACCGGGTGACGCGGGCCCAGCAGGATCTGTTTGCCGAAGTGGAAGGCGACTCTGTAGGTGCCGAAGACCGGGAATGA
- a CDS encoding PQQ-dependent sugar dehydrogenase has product MATLLNVVPHALVLLACAIGGILSYVPGNAHAREHVVQVVSNSFQPANLTIQAGDTVRWVFQNGLHTTTSGSGCSSDGHWDSGNAGAVSSFIHGATFRTAGSFPYFCKPHCTLGMTGRITVTAAAPSASPTPSPAGSPVPGASASPSATPGASASPTPSTAPAAGCDPLSNPIPNAIGASSSSDASLVTIVAAGQGLVSPNWGIAAPGDKRHLFVTDTVGTLWAIDVKTGSKNLVLDVSNLLVSDLGLAIPAVPGYDERGLLGVAFHPRYQRNRLLYLYTSEPYDAGSLADFTLSGLSAGSAPNHRTVISEWRIDNPRAAQPVISGGRRVVLRIDQPQLNHNGGALNFGPDGFLYVALGDGGSANDQDAIGGHNAGIGNGQDRATALGKILRIDPTKRTSTNGQYGIPRSNPYFARGSRGGDAGCRADGLCDEILAYGFRNPYRFSFDKTKGSLLAGDVGQNAIEEVDFVLKGRNYGWRYKEGSLFFNPNGSDGSGAAFVSTGNCAGAPDSGLTDPIAQYDHDEGIAIVGGFVYRGKAIKGLRGQYVFGDYARSFGSADTSGRLFRIAGGQLKGGALPLRTITELNLRGETSVGMSLYGLGQDAKGELYVMGNTSGVPAPRDGNGAYLATGVIKKLIAPGATQSPSPSPSASPSPSGSPEPSVSPSPSPSSSPEPSASPSPTPAGISETSVR; this is encoded by the coding sequence ATGGCTACTCTGCTCAACGTGGTTCCGCATGCTCTGGTTCTGCTTGCATGCGCGATTGGCGGCATCCTGTCCTACGTGCCGGGCAACGCACATGCCCGGGAGCATGTCGTCCAGGTTGTCAGCAACAGCTTCCAGCCCGCAAACCTGACCATCCAGGCAGGCGACACGGTCCGCTGGGTTTTCCAGAATGGCCTGCACACCACCACCTCGGGAAGCGGCTGCAGTTCCGACGGACACTGGGATTCCGGAAATGCGGGTGCCGTTTCCAGCTTCATCCATGGCGCCACTTTCAGGACGGCAGGCAGCTTCCCCTATTTCTGCAAGCCCCATTGCACGCTGGGCATGACGGGACGCATCACCGTGACGGCAGCCGCCCCGAGCGCATCCCCCACGCCTAGCCCGGCGGGCTCGCCGGTTCCCGGCGCATCAGCCTCGCCCAGCGCCACGCCCGGAGCGAGCGCCTCCCCGACACCGTCCACGGCTCCGGCAGCCGGTTGCGACCCGCTCAGCAACCCGATCCCTAACGCCATCGGCGCCAGCTCCAGCAGTGACGCATCGCTGGTGACAATCGTCGCTGCGGGCCAAGGCCTGGTTTCCCCCAACTGGGGTATTGCCGCACCCGGCGATAAACGGCATCTGTTCGTCACCGATACGGTCGGAACGCTATGGGCGATCGACGTGAAGACCGGCAGCAAGAACCTGGTGCTGGATGTTTCAAACCTTCTGGTCAGCGATCTGGGACTGGCGATTCCGGCTGTCCCGGGTTATGACGAGCGCGGCCTCCTGGGCGTGGCCTTCCATCCCCGCTACCAGCGCAACCGCCTGTTGTATCTCTACACCTCCGAGCCCTACGATGCGGGGAGCCTGGCCGACTTCACCCTGTCCGGCCTGTCCGCCGGATCGGCGCCCAATCACCGCACGGTGATTTCCGAATGGCGGATCGATAATCCGCGGGCCGCGCAACCCGTGATCAGCGGCGGCCGGCGTGTCGTGTTGCGCATCGACCAACCCCAGCTCAACCACAATGGGGGAGCGCTCAACTTCGGCCCTGACGGATTCCTCTATGTCGCCCTGGGTGATGGCGGCAGCGCCAATGACCAGGACGCCATCGGCGGACACAACGCCGGCATCGGCAACGGCCAGGACCGCGCCACGGCGCTCGGCAAGATCCTGCGCATCGATCCGACCAAGCGAACCTCAACCAACGGGCAATACGGCATTCCGCGCAGCAATCCCTATTTCGCACGCGGCAGTCGTGGCGGAGACGCAGGATGCCGGGCCGACGGCCTATGCGACGAGATCTTGGCCTACGGTTTCCGCAACCCCTACCGGTTCTCCTTCGACAAGACCAAGGGCAGCTTGCTGGCGGGCGATGTGGGGCAGAACGCCATCGAGGAAGTGGACTTCGTACTCAAGGGTCGCAATTACGGCTGGCGATACAAGGAAGGTAGCCTTTTCTTCAACCCCAATGGCAGCGACGGCAGCGGCGCCGCCTTCGTCAGCACAGGGAACTGCGCCGGAGCCCCGGACTCAGGCCTGACCGACCCCATTGCGCAATATGACCACGACGAGGGCATCGCCATCGTCGGCGGTTTCGTCTATCGGGGCAAAGCCATCAAGGGCCTGCGCGGCCAGTATGTATTTGGCGACTACGCGCGCAGTTTCGGTTCCGCCGATACCAGCGGGCGCTTGTTCAGGATAGCTGGCGGCCAGTTGAAGGGCGGGGCCCTGCCCTTGCGCACTATCACCGAGCTGAACCTGCGCGGCGAAACCAGTGTCGGCATGTCCCTATACGGATTGGGACAGGATGCCAAGGGCGAGCTTTATGTCATGGGCAATACCAGCGGGGTGCCCGCTCCACGCGACGGCAATGGCGCTTATCTGGCAACTGGCGTCATCAAGAAGCTGATTGCGCCGGGCGCGACGCAGTCGCCATCCCCATCGCCCTCCGCCTCGCCCAGTCCGTCAGGCAGTCCGGAACCATCGGTTTCACCCAGCCCCTCGCCATCCAGCAGCCCGGAACCCTCGGCCTCGCCCAGCCCGACACCTGCCGGCATCTCGGAAACGAGCGTGAGGTGA
- a CDS encoding SCO family protein, whose amino-acid sequence MLQARTALPRAGLWLALMLGMILGSGPSRAAPEGSPWGRDYFPNVTLQTQDGQSVRFYDDLIKDKVVAINFIFTGCTESCPVETANLKRVQKMLGERMGKDVFFYSISIDPRHDTPASLKTYADKFKVGPGWTFLTGKAEDVTLLRKKLGLYRDDAEGRKMAGHSISLIVGNEATGRWIKRSPFDEPKLLARMLGSTLPQITHAGANRLSYASATEVPVQGKGERLYNSRCASCHSLSNQDGIGPGMAGVTRKRDRAWLERWLENPAAMLARKDPVAVALYRQFNQVMMPNLKLDKSEIAALLEYLETPGALAQRD is encoded by the coding sequence ATGTTGCAAGCCCGCACTGCACTCCCCCGCGCGGGGCTGTGGCTGGCGCTCATGCTGGGCATGATCCTCGGAAGCGGCCCCTCGCGGGCCGCGCCCGAGGGCTCTCCCTGGGGGCGCGATTATTTTCCCAATGTGACGCTCCAGACCCAGGATGGGCAGAGCGTCCGTTTCTACGACGATCTCATCAAGGACAAGGTCGTCGCCATCAATTTCATCTTCACCGGCTGCACCGAGAGTTGTCCGGTGGAAACGGCCAATCTGAAGCGGGTGCAAAAGATGCTGGGCGAGCGGATGGGGAAGGATGTCTTCTTCTACTCCATCAGCATCGACCCCAGGCATGACACACCCGCCAGCCTCAAGACCTATGCCGACAAGTTCAAGGTGGGGCCGGGCTGGACCTTCCTCACCGGCAAGGCGGAGGACGTCACCCTGCTGCGCAAGAAGCTGGGGCTTTACCGCGACGACGCCGAGGGCCGCAAGATGGCGGGCCACAGCATCAGCCTGATCGTCGGCAACGAAGCCACCGGGCGTTGGATCAAGCGCTCGCCCTTCGATGAGCCAAAACTGCTGGCGCGCATGCTGGGCAGCACTTTGCCCCAGATCACCCATGCCGGTGCGAATCGGCTCAGCTACGCCTCCGCCACGGAAGTGCCGGTGCAGGGAAAGGGCGAGCGCCTTTACAACTCACGCTGCGCATCCTGCCATAGCCTGAGCAACCAGGACGGCATCGGCCCGGGCATGGCCGGCGTGACGCGCAAGCGCGACCGTGCCTGGCTGGAGCGCTGGCTGGAGAACCCGGCGGCGATGTTAGCCCGGAAAGACCCGGTGGCCGTGGCCTTGTATCGCCAGTTTAACCAGGTGATGATGCCCAATCTGAAGCTGGACAAGAGCGAGATCGCAGCCCTGCTGGAATATCTGGAAACACCGGGAGCGCTGGCGCAGCGGGATTGA